CTTTCTGAGAAATCATTAGATAAACAATTAATAAAGTAACATAAGACTTTTGATGATGGATTTTGCCGTTTTATTGTTGTTCTAGTCTGCACAATGACAGTGTGACATTATTGTTCTCctttcaaatatcagagatgtgCCACATGCGGAATGTTTTTATTGGTAGAAATCAGGACCATGGATAGCAGCATTTGGAAATTGGGCCTTTTGCCATATACAGCTTATTAATTTGCAATCAAGACTCCAAACATACAGTAACTAAAATATGTATCAGTGTTTAATAGGCACATAACTGAAGTGCAAATCAGTGTTCAGTTGCATATGACTGGGTATCAACTTGAATAGCCTGTACAAATACAACTGAATCATTTCCTCTAGAGGGCAGCACTGATCTTGTATTTTTAttatgacttaaaggaatagtgcacaaaaaaattaaaattatctcattaactctcatgccatcccaaatgtgtatgactttttcatctgcagaacacaaagatttttaaagaatatttcatctttgtaggtcctcgtggtcAGGTTTAGTAATCCATAAAAATCCAGTGgattaatatatgtcttctgaagcaatgcaatctctttaggtgagaaacagattgatatttaaatctttttttactataaatttattttcctttcagAATTTGAAAgcagagatttaaagtaaaaaaaggacataaatatagATTTGTATGTCACACacatatatcgcttctgaatatatggatttaaccactggagccttagaTTACATTTGTGCTGCCTTTCtctgctttttgtagcttcacatttctggtcaccattcacttgcatcatgaggacatacagagctgagatatttttctaaaaacctttgtgttctgcagaagaaagtcatacacatctgggatgtcatgagggtgagtaaatgagagaattttaattaaaGTGTTCAATGATGTTAGAGGTTTTTTAAATGCATCAAATACACAACCATAATTACCAGTACTGAAACGGAGCAAAGGTAAATTCACCGTTTAACATTTTAGAGATTAATGTATGGTCTAATAATAacttacaaaaaaatataaagacattttaaagcattCCAATTTTAATCCCAttgaaatcatatttttttactttacaccAAACCATTTTTAAATGGCAGAATTAACCATTACTATATGCACATTGATACCATGCACATTTGTAGGATATTTTTATATTCAGGGTATTAACTTGAAAAAGCTATTTAACTTTAGCAGCCAAATGTGCCATCCATATACTGTTAGTTTTTCCCCACCAGCATGTATATGTATTTGAATGCTAATATTCCAATCACTAGCTTGCAGATATATAAAGACTTAAATTAAAGTTATGACATGATACATTGCTTACTATCATCCTTCAAGTAGAGATAACAACTGAAATGTGTTAATTGCATCGtaaattttaataaaactaatttcaaatatgTGGAACCACTGGCCATGATTAAATGGACACCACTCACTTGCATCATGAGGACAAACAGAGCtgctgaaatatatataaaaataattttaaaaaagtgtTCTGCAGAGGTCAGTCATAGGAtgacatctgggatgtcattagggtgagtaaatgagaattttaattAGCGTTCAATGATTTGAGGTTACCAATACTGAAATGgaacaaataatttaatttcactGTTTAGCATTTAAGAGCTTAAAGTATGGTCTAATAACTTTTATAATAATACACAAGACATTTTAATGCAGTCCCATTTTAATACTTAAAatcataaaatgtcattttatttttaagccaaacactatttttaaatgtctgaattaaccaTAACTATATGCACATTAAAACCATGCACTGTAGCATATTTTATATTCAGAGTATTAACTTGAATAAGCTATTTAAATGTTAGCAGCCACATCTGCCATCTACATACTGTGATTTGAATGTCATTGTGgcacaaaactaaatgaaaaatctCAACTTTACCCCAGAAAATTCTATAAAAAGGACAGATTCAAAATCAGAGGTAGAAGATaagtatttaaagggataattcacccaaaaatttttattttttattattcttatttacaACAAAGAAAGTTACAAATAACTTTGATCACTTATTTAATTCCAACAACTTTTTCCCCCACATACACAATACTGAGATTGATCATATTTCTTAAAGTCAGATACTCTGATGGGTTACATTGGAAAGGAGGAAACCATCCGTTTGCCAGTATAAACATCACATCTCCCATCAAAACATGAGTTAGCCACTGTTTGCATGTAACATGAGCAACTTTAAAGACCAAGCTACCAAACACCTGTCATGGAAGAAACTAAACATACTAGAATGATGCACAGAACTACACTTCATGCCAAAACATGCTCAATGTCCTTCTAGCTTGATTGTCTCATCTCTTATTTCACAGCAAATttcattgagaaaaaaaaagtccAACATTAACATTTcttcaatacaaaaaaataaaataaaaacctagAGAAACTGATCCATTAAGAACCAAAGTCTATTGAACCATCTATATGCATCTAATACTGCATGCACATGGAAATATGACTGGCATAGCTCAATTTCTCATTTTCATTGCCAAATTCCAAACGAGTTAAATACATAAGTTCAAATGAAGGACTGATTTTAAACTGGAGCTGGAAAGCAGCATTTGATGAGAATTGTTTACTGCACACCTGAAAGGGAATAAGAAAGAacacagaaaataaatgactGTAAAACATTAACCAATTGAAGCATAAATTGAAGGGGTAATGTCCTTACTAGGCATTTAACAAAACTGCCGTGATTTCCATCCAGGCTGGGATGACTCTGTGGAGGGATACCAGCGCATCTAAAGAGaagaaaattaaaatgtgtaacacacacacacacacacacacacacacacacacatgctaatgGTATGACAAGTTGTTCAATACTTTGACCATCATATTCACCTGACAAATTGATAATCAATTTGTAATCTTCAGGCTTGAATATAAAACTTCCTTTCAGTAAAGCATGACAAAACCCAAGGAAGTCTTGGACCAAAGCGGTCAccgctacaaaaaaaaaaaaccacacctACTCAAATTCCAGCACACCTTTTGTGCAAAGCCAATTAGCAAGGATCACTCTTTGCTTTACTTGACAATTAAATAGCCTCTACCTTACCTGGGACAGGAAAACATGCTATTGAGTGAAGAAATTGCTTTCCATCCACACCACTGGATTGCAATGAAATTAATTCATGGAGCTCTACATAAGCGATTTAGCACcattatatatttttgaggcgAGATCATTAAAACTCAACTTCAGTGAAGGACATTAATCATACTGAAAAGTtaggggtttaaaaaaaaaaaagaaacttaacatgtgtaaatatttgtatgaacaaaaGATCATATAAgacaaactgaacaagtttcacagatatgtgactaacagaaaatgaaatgtgTCCCTGCACAACGGAGGGGGggcaaaatgtactttaaaataatttagatgGTGGCCATCAAAAGGCCTCATTAAGATTGCAAAATCTATGGTTTAATAATTTTTGCGTTTGACACTAAATGTGCCTCGTTAGGTCTGCTAATGCGAACCAatctttcacaaaaaaaaaaaagtggcttttAAAAGGTCtcactgagattgtaaaatcatcTGAAGTTTTCTAATCATGTTTGGGTGTGCACTGTAGGAGTCTCAGCACATTGTGTAAAACTCAACTTTAATGCATTTCACAGAAGTTGAAGAATgtgattacatttaaaaacttaAGGATTTTTGCATATTTAATAAATGTGACTGATGGAACTCAAATTATTGCTGCTACacctttttatttgtataggtTCCATTTAGTCACTCAGAAGatattttcattcattaaaatttaaaaaaaataaaataagacagaCAGACTAACCCCCAAATCAGACACTCTGACAGAAGTGTATAGTCAAAAGACAAGATTATCATCTTAAAAAGTAACCAAGGGAACTTAGttgatacaaataataattaaaaaaaagcatcttgtcagctttacttaatccatttgcatTGGGACAACATTAgtttaactgaaactgggcagaggATTTCTAGTTCCCGGCATGCTTTGCTTGGGACTCGACAGGGAGTAATTGTTAAAATCAAGTGTTATTTTACCGGTaggtgtctttgtgcaagatgaataaagggagagacttgttagtgttttatattgatatttagaAGAACTTCTGTTAtgcaattatacattttaatataaattatacacattatatactcagcacccatctactgaggtacttcaacttgggaattaacattacttgcgtttgaacatcatgtTTACGGGCAAATTgccatcatttttatttatttttgacatttccATTGAAACAAAGAATTGTAGGCTgcgagtgcccacgaaggatacacctcatgcatcctctgaattcccgtgAAAGCATTAAGGCTGCAGTTTTCTGAAACTAGACAGCATCGATGACGTATGCTGCCGACAAATGCAAcatccggaggacgcagcctaccaaatgagacacagccatcGAGTATTCTACATATTGCTTTATCCAttgagcaattgctgtgctaaTCGTAGCATAGTGATTCCCACCAGCATGTATTTGCATGCTAATATTTCCGATCACTTGCTAGCATATCACTAGTGTGTTTCATTTGATTTCAACATGTTAATTTTGTTTACTTTCATCCTTAAAGTAGAGATAAATTAACTGAATTAAGTTAAAATTACATGGTACTTTAAAACTCATTTCAAATAtctggaaccactgtccatgattaAAGTTTAAgccaaaaagttatttttgagtGAAGCTCAATCTGCAATGCATCTGCTTTACTACAAGACATTGTTTCCATCCACAGTTtggcaaataaaagaaaaaaaaaaaaatcatagaaaAATATCTAGTCTCACCTGAGCATGAAGTGCAGCAGCAGCTGCGGCGGCGGCAGCTGGATAGGTGAAAGCAGTGTGGGGCAGGCCGGGGCCAAGGTCTGGTGTGTAGAGGGGGTAAGGTGACCAGGCCTCTGGAGATGCCGGGATCAGTGTTGCCCCTGTCAAGTCATCTGAGGAGGCACAGTAAAGCATCATCTCAGGGTCAACTCTGCAGGTCATACATGCCTGAAATCTCcacttcaaattaaaaaaaaaaatacataaacaccCCCCCCCCACAAAGGCAGTGTTTGACAATAAATTGTATAGTCCATGTCCCAAGGTCTTCACATGCTTAATGCAAACCGCAGAAGCAGGAACTGAGTATTTGGTTCACTTTTTTGTCGTTTCTGTAACTTTGCTTGGAACAGAAGAGAGGTTGAATGAGATGAAGTGCTAATGTTGAATTTTGGAGAAATGGGAATAACAGAACGGAAAAGGCCATTTGCTAATGACGCATGCATGTGGAGGTGGATTAGTTGTTCTTGCATTATCCCAAGCTCTACTCTAGATGCATAGCTACAGTGTGTGCCTGTCTGTCTCTGCAGTGTGTGAACTACCGTGTGGGCCGTAAACTTACATGGGTCCCGTGCTATGAAGTGTGCTCCTAGAGCTGGGTGGATATTTGTGGGATTCGGAGTGCCCATCAGCTTACTCTTTGCCATCTTCGTGTTGGCTTTAGCAAACTCTAACCGGAGGGTCTGCGGGTTTTCAGGGTCAAATCGAACCCCCTGGAGACACAAGGGGGGGGATAGAGTAATAGGGATGGATTGTGCCCGACTGACAGACCCTGGTCAAATGTGCAGTGTGTCTTAAGCTGGTGCTTACATGCAGGTGACAATTCTACTAGTGACTGAATGGCAAAGCTAGTGGTTAACAGAGGCAAGAGACAGATGCTACACACTAAAGACAAGGGGAAAATACCATTGATGGTCTACCGTAGAGTGGGTTCTCCTTAACAATCAGCAATACTTGGAAATTTTGAAAATATCCTTGTATGCTTGTTACATAATGAATATGGGACACCTTAAGGTCAACAATATAAGTTACTTTAATCAAGGCAGCCAATAAGATTTAAACCAAAAATGCTCCATATTAAATCAAAGAATAAGTCACGTCCTTGTGTGCTAGAAACTGTGCATGTCTAAAAGGTATGTTCTTCAAGTATAAATCAAGTATCTAAACCTCATCAACTATGAATCCAGCTGGGCGTCATCCGACAGATTTTCAATATTTCAAGTCATTGCTTACAGATGACTGGGTTCTTACGTTTAATGCATTTTTTGCCGCTTCAGCGCCAGAACGACTATCAAAGGTTACAAACCCAACAGGCTGGAAAAGAAGAGAACAATCAATGGCCAAAAGCACAATGTTAAAAAGCACAAAAGTATGTGACTAAAAAGGCTTTTCATAcatgcatattttaaaaacaaaacacaaattaccattcaaaatatatatatttttttaactaaataaacTTGTTAGCTTAACACAGAACAATAGGCATTTTCCATAACTACACAAGCCT
The sequence above is a segment of the Xyrauchen texanus isolate HMW12.3.18 chromosome 2, RBS_HiC_50CHRs, whole genome shotgun sequence genome. Coding sequences within it:
- the LOC127654923 gene encoding RNA-binding protein, mRNA-processing factor 2a-like isoform X1, with translation MDHVRHGWVKPLRTVSRTPAGFVLASGVAAATLCHLSGPAPVRTLFVSGLPTDIKPRELYLLFRPFKGYEGSLIKLTSKQPVGFVTFDSRSGAEAAKNALNGVRFDPENPQTLRLEFAKANTKMAKSKLMGTPNPTNIHPALGAHFIARDPYDLTGATLIPASPEAWSPYPLYTPDLGPGLPHTAFTYPAAAAAAAAALHAQMRWYPSTESSQPGWKSRQFC
- the LOC127654923 gene encoding RNA-binding protein, mRNA-processing factor 2a-like isoform X2, with product MSVKSDSEPNNNITIEEEVRTLFVSGLPTDIKPRELYLLFRPFKGYEGSLIKLTSKQPVGFVTFDSRSGAEAAKNALNGVRFDPENPQTLRLEFAKANTKMAKSKLMGTPNPTNIHPALGAHFIARDPYDLTGATLIPASPEAWSPYPLYTPDLGPGLPHTAFTYPAAAAAAAAALHAQMRWYPSTESSQPGWKSRQFC